The DNA sequence ATTATAGGTCTTACTTTTCTTAAGGCTCTGGGTTGCCTTTTCCATCAGAGTTTTGTACTCCGGTGATTTTTTTGAAATATAAAAAACCTGAGCACTGATTCCAATGGCAACACGTACTACTTCATTGGGTTTATCCGGATCTTCGGTGATATCTGAAATAGTAGCATTATTATACCAGGTTAAGTTCTGTGAACTGGAATTACCGGAACAGGATGTAATCATAATAAAAAGTAATAATAGATAGGACCAGGCTTTCATAGCAAAAAGTATTAAGTAAAAAGCTCCTGCAATGTATCAAAATAAATGCAGGAGCTCTATATAAATTAGTTAAAATCCACAGCTTCCTACGCTAGGTGCAGGAGAAGGAGAACATCCTGAAAGGGATGAGAAGATATTCAATACACAATTGGTATTTACATAGTTGTTATCATACAGTAAAGAACCTGATGGACTTCTGTAGTACACGTTTCCTGCTGTATTGGCAAAAGAGGATACAGACGCAGATCCACAGCTTGTGTTCGTACATGCCGCTCTCCATGCAGCATCAGTTACAGGTCCGCTGGAGAATAATGATGGATCAATGATTCTTTTCTCAACAATTCCGGAAGCATTTTTAAAGCTTACCAATATTGCTACGTGATATACCCATGATACGCAGCATGTTCCTGTAGAAGCTCTCAGGTTACCGTACACGAATTGCTTTTCACAGTCGTATCCTGCATTCAATAGTATTTGTCTCATTTTGTGGGCTCTTGCATAGCATCCATCAACAGGATATCTGAAGGTGATGCATGGAGAAGAAGCTGTA is a window from the Chryseobacterium indologenes genome containing:
- a CDS encoding protein-glutamine glutaminase, producing the protein MKKFLLSMMVFVSVLSFNACSDSAANQDPNLVAKESNEIAMKDFGKTVPVGIEKEDGKFKISFMVTAQPYYIRDTKENAGYISIIRQAVENETPVQIFLKANTSEIAKVDKATAEDIRYFKSIFTKEVKEESRKAVSVIPDLATLNSLFAQIKNQACGTSTASSPCITFRYPVDGCYARAHKMRQILLNAGYDCEKQFVYGNLRASTGTCCVSWVYHVAILVSFKNASGIVEKRIIDPSLFSSGPVTDAAWRAACTNTSCGSASVSSFANTAGNVYYRSPSGSLLYDNNYVNTNCVLNIFSSLSGCSPSPAPSVGSCGF